DNA sequence from the Candidatus Sericytochromatia bacterium genome:
CGTTGAACCCCCGCGTGGAGCCTAGCCTGTGAACGAGATCATGCAGCGCCTGAACGGTTGGCTGGGCCCGCACGCGGGCTCGGTGAAGGCGCTGACCCTGCCGGTGGTCGTGGTGCTGATGCTGGCCATGATGGTGCTGCCGCTGCCGCCCTTCGTGCTGGACCTGCTGTTCACCTTCAACATCGCCATCGCGCTGATGGTGGTGATGGTGTCGGCCCAGATGGTCAAGCCGCTGGACTTCGCGGCCCTGCCCACGGTGCTGCTGGTCACCACCTTGTTGCGGCTGAGCCTGAACGTGGCTTCCACGCGCGTGGTGCTGCTGGAAGGCCACAACGGCCCGGGCGCGGCCGGCGCCGTCATCGAGAGCTTCGGGCATGCGCTGATCGGCGGCAACTTCGCGGTGGGTTTGATCGTCTTCGCCATCCTGGTGGTCATCAACTTCATCGTGGTCACCAAGGGCGCGGAGCGCATCGCCGAGGTCGGCGCGCGCTTCACCTTGGACGCCATGCCCGGCAAGCAGATGGCCATCGACGCGGACCTCAATGCCGGTCTGATCACGGAAACCGAGGCCAGGCAACGGCGAGCGGTCATTCAGCGGGAAAGCGACTTCTACGGAACCATGGACGGTGCTTCGAAGTTCGTGCGTGGCGATGCCGTGGCCGGCATCATCATCATCATCGTCAACATCGTCGGGGGCCTGACGATCGGCGTCCTGCAGCGCGGAATGAGCCTCTCGGACGCGGCCTCGCGATACACCCTGCTGACGGTCGGCGATGGTCTGGTCACCCAGATTCCCGCGCTGGTGATCTCGGTTGGCACCGGTATTCTCGTCTCCAAGGCGGCCACCGAGGCCTCGCTGGGCAACGAGATCGGCTCCCAGGTCCTGGGCGACCCGCGAGTCCTGGGGGCCGTGGCGGGCATGATTGGGGTGCTGGGGCTCGTGCCTGGTCTGCCCAAGTTGCCGTTCCTCACGCTTGCGGCGCTGGCTGGTGTGGCGGCCTATGTCGCCAATCAGACGCGGGAGCGGGCGGCCGTCGCGGCCGAACTGGCGGCCACCACGCCGGCGGAGACCGGCGACGCGCCCAAGGGGCCGGAAAATGTCATGAACCTGCTGGCGATCGACCCCATGGAACTCGAGATCGGGTATCGGATGATACCCCTGGTCGATGCGGCCCAGGGAGGCGACCTGCTGGAGCGCATCACGATGATTCGCCGCCAGACGGCCACCAAGCTGGGACTGGTGTTGCCTCCGATTCGCGTGCGCGACAACCTGCAACTGAAGCCCAAGGAGTATCGCATCAACCTGCGTGGCATCGAGATTGCGCGCGGCGACGTGCAGATCGATCACCTGCTCGCGATGAACGCCGGCATGGCCGTCGGGCCGATCGACGGCATCCCCACCAAGGAACCCGTCTTCGGCTTGCCGGCCTTCTGGATTCCGGAGTCTCAGCGCGAGGAGGCCGAGGTGATGGGTTACACGGTCTTCGACCCCAGTTCGGTGGTGGCGACCCATCTGACCGAGGTGGTCAAGCAGCACGCGGCCGACGTGTTGACGCGCCAGGACGTCCAGGCCCTGCTCAACAACGTGAAAACGGAATATCCGGCTGTGGTGGAAGAACTTTATCCCGCCATCATGTCCGCCGGCGAGATCCAGCGCGTGCTTCAGAATCTTCTGCGGGAGCGGGTCTCGATCCGAGATCTGGTGCCTATTCTGGAAGCACTCGCCAACTACGGTCGTCTCACCAAGGATACCGACACCCTGACGGAGTATGCGCGCCAATCGCTGGCGCGGGCCATCACTCACCAGTACCAGAACCCGCAGGGCCAACTGCCCGTGCTGACCCTCGACCCCGGGCTCGAGCAGGTGCTGGCCAATGCCGTGCAGCAGACGGACCAGGGGGCCTTCGTGTCGCTCGACCCGGGACTGGCTGGACGCCTGCTCAAGAACCTGCAAGCTCACGTGGAGCGTCTGCTGGCCAATGGTCAACAGCCGGTGGTGCTGTGCTCCAGCAAGGTGCGTCTGGTCTTCCGACGCCTGATCGAGCGAAAGTATCCCCAGGTGGCCGTGATGGCTTACAACGAGATTGTGCCGCCCCAGATCGAGGTTCACGCCCTCGGGACCCTCTCGCTCAACTGATCGCGCGCCCTCCCTCATCGCCATTGGCGTGGGGCGGGGCGTGGAACGGGGGCGGGGTAGCGGCTCGAAACCCAACGAATACCTGGCTTCGAGAGAGCGATCACAGCCATCATGCAGTGATTCCCCTATGATCGGCGGGTACAAGTCCCGAGCGTGGCGGTTTAGCCGGGTTTCGGAGTTCGAGGAGTGGCCATGAACGTGTACGGATTGCAAGCCATCCTGCCCACCCCGCCCCAGTCTCTGCGGGGCGCTTTCCGCGAAGATGAAAAGCCCGAGGAGGATTTCATCAAGCTGATGGTGGCGCAACTTCAGAACCAGGACCCGGACAAGCCCATGGACGGCACGGCTTTGATCACGCAGATGATGCAGATGAACGCGGCGATCGCCACCAACCGCACCAGCTGGCTGACGACCGAAAATCACCTGGTCTCGACGGCCGCGAACCTGCTCGGAAAAACCGTGAAGGCCAAAGACCCCGCCACCGGCAACGTGACCACCGGGCGCGTGGATGGGGTGGATTACAACGACGCCCGTCCCATGCTCGAAATCGGAGGCAAGCGGGTGCCCGTGGAACACGTAGTCAACCTGGGTTGACCCCGGCCGGCCTCCCCATCCTGAGTCGGTGGTCTCCGCTCTCGGCATTCTGATTCGAAAGGTACATCTCCATGACCAGTCAGATTCACACGGCAGTGTTCAACACGCTCGGAGCCGTCGACCAGTGGATGAAGGTGATTGGCAATAACGTCACTGGTTCCGTGGTGACCGGCTTCAAGGGCACCAAAATGGAGTTCGGCGAGGTCCTCAACCAGCAGATTCGTGGCTCCGCGCGCGCGACCGACGGCTATGGCTCCGTCAATGCCGTGCAGCGCTCCGATTCCGGGATTCAGGTCAAAGGAACCACCACTGATTTCCGGCAGGGCAGCATCGTTCAGAGCAGCAATCCAATGAACCTGGCCATCGACGGGGATGCCTTCTTCGTGCTGTCACGCCGCCCGGTTCCCACCAGCGTGGACGACCTGGTGTTCTCGCGTGATGGGGACTTCCACATGGAATTTCTGCGGGGCGATATTCCCGGGACCGGCACCTGGCGCCTGGTCAACAAGGAGGGGTTGTTCGTCATGGGCTACAACACGCCCGTGGATGCGAATGCTCGTCCCTTTGGTGTCCCGCCGGAAGAGAGCCAGGGCAATGACCTGAACGCGTTCGCCACGGTTGCCACCAACGGCGCCAACCCGCCGCTGGGGGTCAACCTTCAGAACCTTCAACTGGATCTCGTGCGCAATCCCAACGCGGGCGGTCGCCTGAGCTTCGACAGCCGCGGCCTGCTGCGCAACGATGCCGGCGCACCGCGCGATCTGGCCAACAACGAGGCCAACATGCACGTGGTGCTGGCCAAGTTTGCCAACCCTCAGGGGTTGCTCCGGGATGCCGGCGGTGCGCACTTCCGTTACCACGACGTGGCGGGGCAGATCTTCGCCGGTACCGCCGCCAATGACGGCCAGGGGCGCGTGGTGGGCAGCACCAACACCTTGCGTCCGGGCGCGCTGGAAAATGCCAACACCTCCATCAACACGACCTTGCCTGAGATCACGCTGGCACAGAAGTCTTTCGCGGCGACCAGCAAGTTGATCTCGGTGGGCAACACCGTCATCGACGACGTGAACCAGCTCATTCGTTAATTCCCTGCCCCAAGCTTGAGGCGGTCCCGTCTTCGCCGGATGGCCTCGGTGGCTTCAGGGCCTCCCTTTGGCGCGTTTCTGGTAAGATCGGGAAGACAGAACGCAGCAGCTTTGGGGGGTGCCGGTGTCGGACGCCGGTTTCGGGTTCTCGACGGACAGCGCGGGCGCACATGCGATGAGCACGGGCGACGACGCGGTCATCACGACGGCCGCAGGCGACTATGCGCTTGAAT
Encoded proteins:
- the flhA gene encoding flagellar biosynthesis protein FlhA: MNEIMQRLNGWLGPHAGSVKALTLPVVVVLMLAMMVLPLPPFVLDLLFTFNIAIALMVVMVSAQMVKPLDFAALPTVLLVTTLLRLSLNVASTRVVLLEGHNGPGAAGAVIESFGHALIGGNFAVGLIVFAILVVINFIVVTKGAERIAEVGARFTLDAMPGKQMAIDADLNAGLITETEARQRRAVIQRESDFYGTMDGASKFVRGDAVAGIIIIIVNIVGGLTIGVLQRGMSLSDAASRYTLLTVGDGLVTQIPALVISVGTGILVSKAATEASLGNEIGSQVLGDPRVLGAVAGMIGVLGLVPGLPKLPFLTLAALAGVAAYVANQTRERAAVAAELAATTPAETGDAPKGPENVMNLLAIDPMELEIGYRMIPLVDAAQGGDLLERITMIRRQTATKLGLVLPPIRVRDNLQLKPKEYRINLRGIEIARGDVQIDHLLAMNAGMAVGPIDGIPTKEPVFGLPAFWIPESQREEAEVMGYTVFDPSSVVATHLTEVVKQHAADVLTRQDVQALLNNVKTEYPAVVEELYPAIMSAGEIQRVLQNLLRERVSIRDLVPILEALANYGRLTKDTDTLTEYARQSLARAITHQYQNPQGQLPVLTLDPGLEQVLANAVQQTDQGAFVSLDPGLAGRLLKNLQAHVERLLANGQQPVVLCSSKVRLVFRRLIERKYPQVAVMAYNEIVPPQIEVHALGTLSLN
- a CDS encoding flagellar hook capping FlgD N-terminal domain-containing protein; protein product: MNVYGLQAILPTPPQSLRGAFREDEKPEEDFIKLMVAQLQNQDPDKPMDGTALITQMMQMNAAIATNRTSWLTTENHLVSTAANLLGKTVKAKDPATGNVTTGRVDGVDYNDARPMLEIGGKRVPVEHVVNLG
- a CDS encoding flagellar basal body rod C-terminal domain-containing protein, producing MTSQIHTAVFNTLGAVDQWMKVIGNNVTGSVVTGFKGTKMEFGEVLNQQIRGSARATDGYGSVNAVQRSDSGIQVKGTTTDFRQGSIVQSSNPMNLAIDGDAFFVLSRRPVPTSVDDLVFSRDGDFHMEFLRGDIPGTGTWRLVNKEGLFVMGYNTPVDANARPFGVPPEESQGNDLNAFATVATNGANPPLGVNLQNLQLDLVRNPNAGGRLSFDSRGLLRNDAGAPRDLANNEANMHVVLAKFANPQGLLRDAGGAHFRYHDVAGQIFAGTAANDGQGRVVGSTNTLRPGALENANTSINTTLPEITLAQKSFAATSKLISVGNTVIDDVNQLIR